TAGGCGCGAAGGAAACTGAAAAAGTCAGCGCCGGAGAATACGCTTATTGCGACGATGACAATGAAGTCATTTGCCGCATGGAGGTGCGGCAGGTCGAAAAAACCAAAGTCACGCATGAATCGAAAGACATATTTTTCATCGTCCAGGGTCATGACGGCATGCCGGAGGCGGCAATTCGCCAGACGGCCGAAAATCTCGCAGGCATGATCACAAGCGATCTTGGCGGAAGGCCGGTTTATCTGTAATGTCGTAACCATGATCCTCGGCATCGGCTCAGACCTTATCGACATACGGCGCGTTGAGAAAATCATGGTGCGTTATGGCGAACGATTCATGCGGCGGCTCTTCACCGAGACGGAAATCGCCAAGGCGAACATGCGCGCCAATCCGGTCCCCACATACGCCAAACGCTTCGCGGCCAAGGAGGCCTGTTCCAAGGCGCTCGGCACCGGCATCAGCGCGGGGGTGTTTTTCCGCGACATGGGCGTGGTCAATTTGCCGACCGGCCAGCCGACGATGCAGCTGACCGGCGGCGCGCTTGCGCGGCTTCGGGCCATGACCCCGCCCGGCATGACGGCGCGGATTCACCTGACGATCACCGACGAGCATCCGCTGGCCGAGGCGCTGGTCATGATCGAGGCGGTAAGCCCTTGACGCCGCGCGGCGGTTCAGCGCAGGTTGCGCCATCATTTCACCACTTTTGCAGCGATATTTAAACCATGGCCGACAGCGCCCTGAAGCAACCTTCCACAGGACAAGACATGCGTTCCCGCGAAAGCGTGCCCGATACGTTCCGCACCATTCTCTACGCGGTCATGATCGCGCTGGTGATCCGCGCGCTGGCGTTCGAGCCGTTCAATATTCCCTCAAGCTCGATGGTGCCGGGGCTGCAGGTGGGGGATTACCTGTTCGTCTCGAAATTTTCGTATGGCTACAGCAGTCTTTCGACGGCCTGGGGCTTGCTGCCGCTCAAAGGGCGGATCGGCGGCCATCCGCCGGAGCGCGGCGACGTGGTGGTGTTCAAGCTTCCCACCGACACGCGTACCGATTACATCAAGCGGCTGATCGGGCTGCCCGGCGAGAAGATCGAGGTAAAATCCGGCGTTGTCTATATCAATGACAAGCCGCTCGCGCGCGAACGCATCGGCCCGATCATGCTCGAGGACAGGGAAGGGCTGCTGATACGCCCCGCGACCGAGTATCGCGAGAGCACCGCCGAAGGCAAAAGCTATAAGACGGTGCAGGAATACGATAACGGCCCGCTCGATAATTTCGGCCCGATCCAGGTTCCCCCCGGCAAATACTTCATGATGGGCGACAACCGCAACAACTCGCAGGACAGCCGCGTCGCCAGCAAAGTCGGCTTCGTGCCGGAGGAAAATCTCGTCGGCCGCGCGCAGGTCACTTTTTTCTCGCTGACCTCCGACGCCAGCTTCTGGCAATTTTGGAAATGGCCGTTTGCCATCCGGTGGGAGCGGATGTTCAAGAAGATCGTTTGATGGCCCGCATTATAGGGTAGGGCTTAAGGCGCATCTTCCAGGGTTTCCATAGGAAAAAGTCCCAACCCCTTCAAGAAAATAGCCTTTTTTACGCTGCCGCTTGCGATTCCAGGCCCGGGCGCACTAGAATGCCCCCATGGGCGAAAGCAAAACCACGATAATGGCGCAAGACAGTGCCGAGTTCACCGAGCGTCTGGGGCACCGGTTCAACCAGCCGCAGGT
This genomic interval from Alphaproteobacteria bacterium contains the following:
- the lepB gene encoding signal peptidase I, which translates into the protein MRSRESVPDTFRTILYAVMIALVIRALAFEPFNIPSSSMVPGLQVGDYLFVSKFSYGYSSLSTAWGLLPLKGRIGGHPPERGDVVVFKLPTDTRTDYIKRLIGLPGEKIEVKSGVVYINDKPLARERIGPIMLEDREGLLIRPATEYRESTAEGKSYKTVQEYDNGPLDNFGPIQVPPGKYFMMGDNRNNSQDSRVASKVGFVPEENLVGRAQVTFFSLTSDASFWQFWKWPFAIRWERMFKKIV
- the acpS gene encoding holo-ACP synthase, whose amino-acid sequence is MILGIGSDLIDIRRVEKIMVRYGERFMRRLFTETEIAKANMRANPVPTYAKRFAAKEACSKALGTGISAGVFFRDMGVVNLPTGQPTMQLTGGALARLRAMTPPGMTARIHLTITDEHPLAEALVMIEAVSP